A stretch of DNA from Aciduliprofundum sp. MAR08-339:
TTGATTCTCGCATCTGGGATACTTGATGAAAGTGGCGACACGATGCTGCGTATCGCAAAAATTGGCGCAGGGGGGATTGTGACAAAATCAGTAGGAATGGAGCCAAGAAAGGGATATGAGAACCCTGTGGTTTACGAACTTCCATATGGACTTCTGAACGCCATGGGCCTTCCAAACCCGGGCATAGAAAATTTCAGAGATGAAATTGCCAAGGCAAAGAATGGAGGTGTGCCCATTATTGGAAGCGTATTTGGGGCTACAGTTGAAGATTTTGTTTACCTTGGGAAGAAAATGCAGGAATACGGTGCTGATGCCCTGGAACTGAATCTATCCTGCCCCCATGCAAAGGGGTACGGTATGGAGGTGGGCACCGACTTGGAACTTGTAAGCGAGATAGTGGAGGAGCTGAAAAAAAATCTGAAAATTCCCGTGTGGGCAAAATTAACACCCAACACCGAGTCCATAGTAAAAATAGCAAAGGCTGCCGAGAATGCCGATGCTCTGGTTCTCATAAACACCGTAAAGGCAATGGCCATTGATGTTGATGCAAAGATGCCCGTACTTAAAAATATCTTCGGAGGTTTATCCGGACCTGCAATAAAACCGATTGGAGT
This window harbors:
- a CDS encoding dihydroorotate dehydrogenase, with the translated sequence MLETSVGTLRFKNPLILASGILDESGDTMLRIAKIGAGGIVTKSVGMEPRKGYENPVVYELPYGLLNAMGLPNPGIENFRDEIAKAKNGGVPIIGSVFGATVEDFVYLGKKMQEYGADALELNLSCPHAKGYGMEVGTDLELVSEIVEELKKNLKIPVWAKLTPNTESIVKIAKAAENADALVLINTVKAMAIDVDAKMPVLKNIFGGLSGPAIKPIGVRAVYEVAAEIEKPIVGVGGITNGRDALEYIMAGASAVEIGTAIYLRGIEVFKSVAREIEDWMRKNGYERIEELVGLAQVR